The genomic segment TCCTTGTAAACAGCAAGTGCGGGAGCTTTTGCCCCCGCACCGTCTAAAATCTATATTTCGTTATCTACTTTCACGAGTTTTCCCATGACAAGGAAGCGTCCTGTGCCGCCCGGCGTACAGGTAGAAAGGGTCAGTACCTTATCGCTGCAGGTCACAGTCACATCACTTTCCACCGCAGAACGTTCCTTCATAGCTGTAAGCCAGGTAGTATAAGCACCGTCATCCTTCCAGGAAAGCTGCCAGGGAGAAGTTTCACTGCCGGATTCTTCCGGCTTTGCTGCAAAAGCCGCAAAGATCTCCATGACATAACCACCCTTCGGAGTAACGAGATACATCTGCCTGTGAGCATCAAAGTAACTTTGTTCATCGTACCGGTTCAGCAGCGCAAACATGGAACCATCCCGCATATTATGACCATAAATGATCGTATTGCGGTCTGAAAAATCTGCCCGGTTTTCATAATCGGCAAACAGGCAGCCAACCTTGTTATAGGTTCCGTCATAAAGATGGTTCAGGTAATATTCGTTGTTGTCGGTCTGCGTTACCGGATAATTGAGCACCGTATCAGGAAGGGAAAGCCATCCGATGATGTCCGGTCCATTTTCACGGAGCGTTTCAAAGTCTACCGAAGGCAGGACAATATCGGTATCGTCCCGTTTTGGTTCTGTCGGATCGGGTGCCGACTCCGGGGAAGCTGTCTGCTCCGGTACTTCCACATATCCGGCAAGATCTCGATAGGCATCTTTACTCTCAGCATACTGGTTCAAGTCACGGAACACCAAAAAACCGCTGCCAAGAGCCACCAGAACGCAGAGTGAAAGGACAGAAACCCCGACAGCCGTTCTTTTCAGGGAAGTCCTGCTGTATTTTCCCTTTTTGAAATAATACACAGCAAATACGCTGCCGCCGATCAGTGCGGCTGCCAGCAGTCCGCCATACAGGAAAATATACGGATCATCCCCGGTCTGCGGTACCGGCTTTTGAGGGGTGGAAGGATTGGAGGGAACAGAAGGCTTTTCCGGGTTCTTTGGGTTCTTTGGGTTATCCGGCTTTTCCGGTTTTTCATTAAAGAACTGGACTGTAGATGTCTGATCTGCCTTGATCTCCACCGTAGCGGCATCAGGAATGATGTAATCCTTGCTTGCCCGGTTTGCAACTTCTGTTACGGTATAAATACCGACACGAAGGCCCTTAACTTCAATCACGCCGGATTTTGGAGTGGTGAATGTCTCGCAGTAGGAGCCGTCCGCACTCTTAACCTCGATGGCAAAACCATCTTTGCGCCCGTCGCTGGAATTCTTTGTGATCTTTAAGTTGCCGCGGTAAGCCTCATTGGTAAATCCGTGCCCGGCTTCTCCATTTTCCACAACTGCGACCTGTCCATCTTCTGTGATGGAAAAATAGTAAGCGTTTGAGTCAGGCTGATAGCCCTCCGGCGCTTTGCTTTCTTTGATAAAGTAGCCGCCAGCCAGAAGGTTTTCCGCCGTATGATAGCCTGCATCGGTTTCTTTCAGCGTACCGATCTTTTGATCGTCAGGATCATATTCCTGGTTGGCGTTGGAATCCGCATACAGGTCAAACACTGCACCGGACAGGAAGCGCAGGAAAGAATTCTTGTCTTTCTTATCCTCCTTTTCCACAGGGGAAGGTTCCTCCACAGCTTCGGTTTTGGTTACCTGAACACTGCCGCGGATCAGGGTGTTTTCCACACGGATCTCGATATGCTGTCCGTCTGCACCGATATATACATGGTGCTGCTGCGGGCTTACCGTATAAAGGTCAGGGGCAGAGATCTCCTTGACGATCCAGTGTCCGTAAGGAATGTTCTCAAAGGAAAAACTGCCGTCTTTTCCGGTAATAGCAGTAAGCAGCGCATTTTCTTCAGTAAATTCTTCGGTATCAGGTCTAAACAGACCCATGAGCGCACCGGCAAGCGTGACATCCTCGCCGCCTTCCGGGTTTTCCCCGACTTTTACACCGTCTACACGCCCACGGAGAAGTTCATTGGAAACAGCCTCGCCTTCATTGACAAGGATCTGTACCAGGGCGGTTTCCTGACCAGCATACTCAAAGACAACCGGATATTCCTGATCCGAAAGGATATAGGCGCCGTTGGTTGTGCGTTCCTTGACATAATAGCTGCCAAAAGGCAGGTCGGAAGCGAAGGAAGCGCTGTAACCGCCGGATTCCACAGACGAAACAGAGACCACTTCCAGAAGTCCACCTGCCGGGATCACGCTGCCATCTGTCGCCGTCAGGTCTGCGGAAGCATAAAGTCCAAAGGAAATATCCTTATATTCCTCGTTCATGCCAAGACCGAACAGGTCATCGGTCTCCATTGCCTTGAAAAGTGTGACATCCACTTTCTGGCGTTCGTCATAAAGACCGGCCGCTGTCTGTGTAACCTCTACGGTCTCACCCGCATAGGTCAGTTCCACATATTCCGGTTGAGGATTCAGCACACAGCCGGAAGGAGCCTGACGTTCCTCCAGCCGGTAACGGCCGAGATAAAGGGGCCCGCTTTTTGCTGAACCGTCCTCGCCGGTCGTAAGTGTTTCCACAACCGTATCTTTTGCTGCCCGCAAGGTACCGTCACCGGTATAAATATCTTCATCTGCGATCACATCATAGACCGCTCCGGGAAGTCCGGCAACCTCATATACCGGTTGGTACAGTCCGTCGTTTTCCTGGACAGAAGCAAATACTTCTCCGGTCTTTGTGATGGTAAGCTGGCCTTTCTGCGGCATATTGTACTGCGTGACCGTCACAACCGCCTCGCTGCCGTCAATGGTAAACGGTACCGGCTGGTCGGAAAGCACATAGCCGTAAGGAGCAGCTACCTCATAAAGTTCATAATCCCCGGCGGCCAAAGGCTCCGGCAGCATCAGCCAGCCCTCGTCAGAAACATAGAAGGTATCCAGTGTTTCCGGGTTCGGATAGTAGACGGTCTGGGTGATAAATTCCCCGGTGGAAAGATCCTTGATCTGAAAACCGGTTCCGGTCACAGGGATAATCTTTCCGGTCTCTGCGTCACATTTTTCAACTTTCAGACGGGCTGTGATGGTGCGGTTGTTCAGGATATAGCTGTAAGTCTTTCCGTCAGAGGAAATGAATACCGTAAAGTCCGGGACAAAGGCTTTGCCTTCCTCGCCTGCGATTTGATGGACCGTATAATGCCCATACGGAAGCGGTTTACTGGAAGCAAAACCATCCGCATCCGTGGTAAGAAGGTCGCGTTCACTTTCCTTTGCCGCGTCATAGCTTCCGGCTGCCTTTAAGTAAATTTCAAAGACTGCGCCTGCTTCCGGGCGTTCGATGATACCGGCATTGGGATCGTCGGTATTTTCGCCCTCAGGCACATCCGGGTCCAGGTCATCGGTGTGCTTGACAAGCTGGATATTTCCGTAAATAACCGTTTCCGTCACCTGATTTTCTGTGGTATTGAGTTCCACTTCATACAGGGAAGGGGATGCACCCACTTCATAAACGGTTTCATTCAGAAGATACCCGGTGCTCGGTTCGATCTCCCGGATCGTCCAGCTATCCCCGCACACATAATAGCGAGTCATAAAGCTGCCATCCGGCCCGGTAGTATAAGTGTCGATCAGTTCGCCATCACGGAAGATCCCATAGGTCGCCCCTGCAAGCGTGGCGTCCCCCTGGGCATTTCCGGTATCAGCGTCGCTCTTTACCACATGGACGCGGAACTTCTTCAGGATATTGCTGAAATGTACCGAAGAAGTCTGCCCGCTTTCAATGGTCACGTACTGTGCGGAAGGGGTCACATAGCGATCCACCGGAAGTTCTTTTACCAGATAGGTTCCCGGCAGGAGCTTCTTTTCAATCTGGCCGTTTTCTCCGGTCGTAACTTCCTCATTGACTTCATTTCCCAAAATGTCCGTACCGGAGATATGGAAGGTGATACCGGAAACAATGCCGTCCTCACTGGTCTTGACAAGTTTTGCGGTACCGTAAGTTTCCGTTTTGATCTTTACAAAGAAGGAAACCGGATCGCTGGCGCCGGTCATCATGGTCTGGTAGCCTGGTCTGCCCCAGATCAGCATGTCGTTTGCCACCGGGATATTCTTTCGGAATTCAAACAGCACCGGGTCCATCATCATCTGCCTGCTGGTAAAGGTGTATTCATTTCCGTTTCTTGTCACAGAAACGCCGCTGCCTTTCAAAGCCTCCAGATCGATCTTCAAGTTGTTGGTATCTGTGACCGTCAGGGTATAGACCTTTTTTTCTACATCCCATTTCAGTTCCAGTTCCGGTGCTTCGCTTTTCTTAGAAGAAGTAAAGGAAGGTACTGTGGAATGGGAAGCGACCTGTGCAAGAATCCAGTCATAGGCTTTTTCTGCCGGTCGTCCGGCGATCACGCTGAAATACTGGTCGGCGTCTGCGTGGCCGTTTCCGTGGCGGCTGTACGGATCGCTTCTAAGTTGCTGCTGGTATTCCCAAAGGATGATCTGGGTTGCCATCTTATAGTCATCCTCGTTGATTCCGGAAACAGGGAGCGCCGCACCGGGTTTCCAGCCATAGATCGCAGTCAGGGTGATCCCCCTCCTTGCCTCGGCAGGAAGCAGGTTCAGGTATTGGCTGTTGGTCCCGCTTTCCGAAACATAGGTATTTTCCGAAGTATGGTAAGGAATCCCGCTCTCCACACAGTAAACCTGGTGGCTGATCCCGTCAGAATCCGTCAGCATATAGTGCCGGTAAGCATTGCCCCCGGAACTGGTGTGTACATCGATGGTTCCGTCTGCATGGTAGGCAAGATAGGTGTAAGGCGCCGGGGCACGGTAGTGGTTCCCATCAGAGCCCACATACTGGTCGCCCAGCCAGGAGCTTGCCGTCTGTCCGACAGACATGGCAAAAGCCTGAGCCGGAAGAAGCCCCAAAATGCTTGCCATACAAAGCAAAAACGCCAACAGCCTGCGAAAGCCGCGGCGTCTGGTTATGATATGTTCCATGAAAAAATCCTCACTTTCATAAAATCTAAAAGGACAGCCTTATTTGCTGTCCTTGTCGTCAAAATCATCCTCGGAAAGATATTCCGGTTCCCCGTATGCCTCATCCGGGTCAAAGCCTTCGCCATAACCGTCATCCTCAAATTCCGCATCGTCCTCGGCCTGCTGTTTCGGACGCACGATTTTTACATAGTAACCGATCCCGCCGACCGCAAGTAAGGCAGCAAGGATAAACAGGATCGTGCCGACGCTGCCGGTTTCTTTCTTCGGCTTTTCCGGTTCTGCCGGTTTTTCAGTTTCCGCCGGCTTTTCTTTTCCTTTGCAGCCATTTAAGTCATTTTTGCAGACCGGACAGCCGGTATTAACCTTTCCTGCCTCACATTTTTCTGTGCAGTTGCAGCTTTCTTCCTGGGGAATCATGCTCATGCTGCCATTGTTCTTTTCTGCAAGCGCCATCAGGTCGGACTCTGTGACGCCGTTTAAGAAGTAGACATTGTTATCTTCCCGTTTCCCGTCGATCACCAGATAAAAGACATTGCCCGCGTCCGTAGTGATGGTGTAAAACTGCTTTTCCCCATCCGTACCGCTGATGTTGTCCTGTACCGTTCCGGTGCCTTCCGGGGTAAATGCACCTTCCGGGATCGCAGAAGTATTTTCCTGCTGTCCGGTACTGTTATCTGAACCGGAAGAATTTCCGCCGCCGGAAGGGGTTGCAGCGTTTGAGCCGGAAGGTTTTTCTTCCTTAGGCGGTTTTGTCTGTGTACCGGACGGACTCTGGGGTGCTGCCGTAGCAGGTTTCTTTTCAGGAGCCGGTTCTTTGTAATACGGATTATCCAGCTTTACCACATCAGAACGGTTGCCGGCATAATCTTTTGCGTATATGCTTACCTGTTTTTCTGTTCCTGCATAATCTTTTAGTGCAACCGACGCTTTCCCATCGGTGAGGGAGTTGATACGGTTTTCATCAACAAAGACCGCCTCCACGCCGGATAGATCGTCACTGCTTTCTATTTTCAGGGCATCGCCCTCTAGGGAAGCAGTCAGCGTTGGCGGTGTGGTGTCTTTGGAACCGCCGGCATGAGCCGTTACAGGTAATGCGCTGACACTTACAAGAAGCGTAAGCGCCAACAGCAGGGAAAGTTTTTTAAGCCTCATGCACATCCTCCTTCTCCTGCGGCAAAACAGTTTCCGAAGGGGCTGCCTGCTGTGATTTCAAAAAATCCGCAAGCTGCTGGGGCGTTAGTTTGAAACTGCGCGCCACCGCCACATAATCGGTATTTTCCAGCTCCGTTTTCTGTTCCTCCAGCTTATGGAGCTTTGCCTGCATTTCCGCAATCTTTGTTTTGGTCTTTTCAATTTCCTTTTCCAGTTTTTCAATTTTAGGATTCAATTTATTACCTCCAATCTGTTAAGGCAGACGCCCAAATGTATAAAAATGCTGCTGCCAGTAGCTTGTATTGATGTTAGCATAAGAGATCGGGTCTCCGCAGTGGATCATCATTCCATTTCCTACATAGATCCCTACATGGCTTGCGCCGCTGGTATTGTAGGTCCCCTGGAAGAAGATCAGGTCGCCCGGTTTTGCATCTGCGCTTGATACCGGCGTACATACACCTAAAAGACCGTCCGCAGTCAGCCTTCCAAAATTCCAGCCGACGCCGCAGTTGTTGATCACCCAGGACACATAGCCGGAACAGTCAAAGGAAGTGGAAGGGCTTGCGCCTCCCCATACATACGGATAGCCAAGATATTTTTCCGCCTCGGCCATCATTGCGGCAAACTGTTCATCCGCAAGGGCTTCCGGTGGAATGTCATAATCGAAGTAGTTTCCTGTGCCGCCTGAACCAACTTCCGGCAGGTGCCGTTCGCTGGTATCGCCGGTATCGGCAAAATACAGGGGATTCAAATACTGGCCGTCAACCAGGACCTCTAAGTGCAGGTGGGGACCGGTGGAATTTCCGGTATTCCCGACCTTTGCGATCACATCCCCGGCTTTGACCTCCTGCCCGGCAGAAACAAGGATCTGGGAACAGTGCCCGTATTTGGTTGTCAGGGTATGTCCTTCGTATGCCTCGCCTTCAATGGCAACACATAAGCCATAACCGCCGGCATTTCCCGCAAGGGTAACTGTTCCGTCATGCCCGGCAAGGATCTCTGTGCCATCCGGCATCCCGATGTCCACACCGGTGTGATAGTTCTTTTCCCCACTGATGGGATGTACCCGGTAGCCGTAGTAGCTGGTCACATAAGGGAGCCAGTTGGTGCCAAAGACATTTTTGACATACTGGCGGTTTCCTTTTGTCTGCAGCAGGATCTCGCAGATCTCTTTCTGGTCTGCGTTCATCCGGGAAACGACCAGGTTTTCCAGAGGTGTGACCGTGAGCTTGACATTTAAGATGCGCCATTCATAAGGCACTTCCTCCTGGGTTTCTTCCCCGGTTTCCGGGTCAACGGAAGTTTCGGTGCGGTAACGGATCTCGGTTTCTTCTGAAAAGGACAGGGTATATTGTTCCTGGAAAAGCTGCCGCAGCACGCTTTCCACTTCATCGTAAGTAAATCCCTGATAAGCAGAAGTCAGATACCCCATCAGCACATACGGGTCATGCTCAATCGCACCCAGGTTATACCGGTATTCGTCATAACCGGGGCGGTCTGATTCCACCCTGTCTATTTCCATTTGCAGATCTGTTTCCCACTCGGTATAGGTAAGCTCCGCCTGATTGATGTCCTGATCGTCTGCGAGATAGGTAGAAGCAGCCAGACTTCCCAGACCGCCGGTCCCAATATTGGAGAACGTGGAAAACAGGGACATGATCAAGAAAATTACCAAAAGGAGAAGCAGGAGGACAAGGCAGATCATAGGGTGCCGTTTGACCGCATGGACAATACCGACGCTGACCCTCTCTGTTGCGACTGCGGCATTTTTTGCCTGTTTCCCGGCTTCACGGGCAGCCTTGGCATACTGCCTTTTCAGTTTTTGTTTCTGCCATATCCGGGCAATCGCATATTTCTTCAGCTCCGGGTGGTCGCTAAGAGCCTGCCGGTAAGCAAGTCTTGCGTTTGCTTTTGCTAATTTTTGCTGTAATTTCGCTGCCTTTCGGTAGGGGGCAGTTTTATGCCGGTGATATGCCGTGCGAAGCCCTGCCTCGCCCACAAGTTCAGAGCGGTGGGCTGCCTTGATGCCCACATTTTCATCCTCTGCCTCATAAATCTTTTTATGAGCGTAACCAATGGCAGTATTGGCGCCCGCCTTGACCGGACGCAGGGGTACAGGTCCTTTTACATGGACCTTTTGGGATTTGACCTCCTTTTCAAATTTTAAGTGTTTTTTGGCTTTTCCGGTCTCCGGGTCGGAAACCGTCTCCATGCGCAGTTTCTTCCGGGCAGGTAGACGATTTTGCGCCTGCTCTGCTTTTTGTGCAGTCCGTTCCGCCTTCCGTCTTGCATGGGTGAGCTTTTTATCCTTTGTCTCCGGCGGTAGTTCATCCGCAGTAAATTCCAGCTTGGATGTTTTCGGCGGTTCGCTATCCATACCCTTTTCCTTCTGCGCTGCCTGTTCCTCCGCCTGTGCCGCTTCCTGAAAACGCTGCTGATATTTGTTCCCATGCTGGTGTGTTCGGTAACGGTGTTCCTGACCGGATCTGTCTGTGCCGTTCGGTGGGGCTGAGCCTTCGGAAGAAGGAGCATATTTTCCGGTATCATGGTCTGTCACATCCTCTGTTACAAAAGAACGCCTGGAAGCCTCCTGCCGGAAATTGCTTCGCACGTTGTCCTGTATCAGGGGCGCTGTCCTGGTAGCATCCGGTGTCTCAAAGTGTTCCGAAAAACCATCCAAAGCGGCTGCATAAGCCTCGCCCTGTTTCAACAAGGACGCCGGTGTTTCCGGTGATAGCTGGGAAAATTCCGTCTGTACAGGGATGTCCTGCCTGTGGGTTTTGCCGGGGACAGAAGAAGGGGTGTCCCGTGCCCTGCGCAGATCAAAATCCTGTGCGGTCTGCCTAGCTGCCGGTTGATCTTCCCCGTGGGAATCACGCACCGGCATCCGGGTATCTTTGCGCTTCCTTTGAAATTCCCTGTCGTGTGCCATTGTTCTCACCTCCGATCCATTTTAATTTTTGTCTCACGCTTTGGTCCCCGCTACTTCATCCGGTCTTGTGGTAAGCACGCTGTACAACAGTGTGTCCTTCGGGAAGTGGTCCACAAAGGGGATGATCACATTTCCAAAGAACAAAAGCCCCTCGCCGGGACCGGAATGGGTCACATAGGAAAGCTGGTGCGGGGAGATCCCCAACTGCTTTGCCAAAATCTGACGGTCTCCCTGGGCCTGGTTGAGCATATAGATAAAGTCTGAGTTCTCAAAAATGTTCTCAATCTCACGGGAAGCCAGAAGGTCCTTGACATTCTGCGTTAAACCTGATGGGATTCCGCCCCATTTACGGAAGCGTTTCCAGATCTCCACGCTGAAACTTCCTGTCTGTCCTTTCAAAAGAAGGTGGAATTCGTCGATATAGAACCAGGTTGTTTTATGTTTGGAACGGTTGGCCGTGACACGGTTCCACACCGCATCCTGCATGATCAAAAGCCCGATTTCCTTTAAGGCTTTTCCCAGTGATTTAAGCTGGAAACACAGTACCCGGTGTTGATCCATCTGGATATTGGAACGATGGTTGAACACGTTAAGGGAACCATTGACATAGATTTCCAGCGCCGTTGCGATATTCTGTGCCTCCGGTTCAGACTGTTTCAAAAGCAGCTCGTAAAGATCGCCTAAGATCGGCATATTTTCCGGGCATGGGTCCTGCAGGTATTCCCGGTACACCAGTCTGGTACAACGGTCGATGATCGTCCTTTCGATAGGGGAAAGCCCTTCTTTGCCCCCGATGATAAGGTCACACAGCGACAGGATAAAATCACTTTTCAAAGTGATCGGGTTTTCATCATCGGAATAGTCCAGATTGATGTCCATAGGGTTGATGTAGTTCGTGGAAGTAGGGGAAATATCAATGACCTGCCCCTGGGAACCGAACTGCTGTACCAGCGGCCCATACTCATTTTCCGGGTCGGCGATAATGATGTCGTCCTCCGTCAGAAGGAACACATTGACGATCTCACGCTTGGCAGAGAAAGATTTACCGCTTCCTGGGGTACCGAGAAACAGCCCATTGGGGTTTTTCAGCGTTTTTCTGTTCGCCATGATCAAGTTATTGGAAAGGGCGTTCAGGCCGTAATACAACGCCTCGCCCTCCTGGAACAATTCACAGGTGGTAAACGGTACAAAGATCGCTGTGCTGCTGGTCGTAAGCCCGCGCTCAATTTCAATCTGGTTCGTACCAAGAGCAAGCGAGGACATAAGCCCCTGTTCCTGCTGGTAATCCAGCCGTTTTAAGGCACAGTTGTATTTCTGTGCCACACCCGAAGCGGCAAAAATATCATTGAACAGCTTTTGGCGTTTGGCAGCGATATTTTCCACCAGTACCGTCACAAGGAACATGCGCTCATTGCGGCTCTGTAAATCCTGCAAAAGATTTTTTGCTTCCTCTCCATAGGTGGCAAGGTCGGTGGGAATGATGTCCATATCATACCCGGATCGGACCGCTTTCTTTTGTTCCTCAATGGTCATTTTCTGCAGGTCCGACATTTTACGCTTGATGTTTCGGATTGCCTGTGCCTGGTCGATAGACTGAATATGCAAGTTGACAGTCACGGCGTCGTTTAAGTCAAGAAGATCCGCTAAAAGCCGGTCAGTAAGCTCCGGCGCCAAAATCTGCAAAAAGGAGACGGCACCGGAATGGTCGCCTACCCGGAATGTCTTTCCATCCTTTGAAAAAGACAGCCCGGATGGGGAAATGAAGTCTTTGGTAGAAAGACCGGTCTTAGGCAGATCCGACCACTGGAAATGAAACTTTTCCTGACCGTCCGGGTGAAGCTGGCCGTGAAGAAGTTCCAGACGTTCCAGTCCGTTTAAGGATCTTGACTGGACTCCAAGGGTTTTGAAATTTGCCAGCACATCCGTTTCAATGCGTTCCAGACGCATTTTCGCAGTACGCAGGTCATCTGCCTCGATCCCAAAGGTAATGTATTTGCGTTTGGTGAGACCGTTATTTCCTTTCTGCAACTGGTTCTTTAACATATCCCCGTATTCCTTGCGGATTCCGTCATACTCGTCGCCGCGGGGAGGGATTTCAATGCTTCTGGTAAAATCCTGCATATTGGCCCGCTGGTTGATAAAGGTAAGCTGCACATGGATCGAAGCATCGAAGTAATTTAAGAAATCGCAGTAACCCTCGAAGATCTGTGCTTTATCATCTGCCTGTGCAAGCTGATAGTTAATATCAAAAAACTGTACCGTTTTGGTGTAAAGGGTATCGGTCAACCGGCAGATCCCATCCCGGTACATTTCACGGTAGGGAATGCTCTGCTGGACCGTCTGCGGGGCATCTGCTTTCAGCCCGGCAAAAAAGCCGCCTTTTTTAGACGGCTTGGAACGGGCAGACTTAGTTTTGCCCTGCTTTGCATCGGATCTGGTCTTTTTGGCCTGCCTGATATTTTTTTGCAGACGCTTTTCCTGAGCTTCCTGCTGCTTGTTTTTTGGCAATCTTTGTAACCTCCTTCTTTGACATAGATTTATACAGGTTATCCGTCCTGTATGGACGGTTCTTCGGCCAGAGCTTATAACGGAGCCGGTTCTTCAAGATCTTTTCTGCCGGCTGTCCGTCACGCTCATACATGGCGAAGAAGAAAAAGGGCATCATCAGCCCGATCATCAAAAGTACAGCCGCCGAATTGCCGATCGCCCCGCGGGTAAAGAAATACACCGGAAGGCCGACAAGCCCGGCAAGACTGAAACAAATAAGCTGGCGCTTCGTCAGATTGAAGGCCAGCTTGGTTTTAACTTTGGTTAAATCCTTTGGTACAGGTACATAAGGCATCTATACACCTCCCATCGTAATATAGTTTCCGGCCCATTACCGTGCACCGAATTCGCGTACCGGTTTCTCCGAAGCCGGACATTCCCGCACTTCCTGAGCCGCATTTTGCAGCCGTGCCAGGACAGAAACAGCCGGTCCTCTCTGACACAGGTATTCCTGGCTATCTCGGATTCCGGCAATATTTTCCCGAATATCCATATCCACGTCGAACACATCCGAAACCGGTAAAAGCCAACGGTCTGCAAAGTATTTCAAAGGATTCTCAAGCGCCAGCACATCATCCAACATTTCATCCCCGAACTCAAACTTTGTTGTCAGATAGGAATACGCCTCCTGCATGGCTGTAATTTCAGCAGCTTTTTCAATTAAGGATTCCTTATCTCTTGACATAAGGCTTTCCCGGTAAGCAAAGTAATTCTGTCCCAGCCGTTTCATCAGGAGTGTATATTTGTCCTGTGCGGAAGCTTCGCTTGTGAAATGTTCAAATTTTTGCTCTGCATCAATTTCTTTGAGAAGATCGCAGATCGGGAAACTATGTTCATGGTTATTTTCTTCCCAGCACCATCGGGCTACGTCCAACGGGTCCTGAAAAGAAAGAAGCGCCTCTACTTCCGCCGGGGTAAATACATGTTCAACCTTCAGATAATAGTGGAGTTCCGAAAGTCCCTGTAACTCGTAAATACTACCGATATTCTGTGCATCCAGCATATCCGCATGAACCTTCAAACACTCGTCCAGCCGTTCCATAAGCAGCCGCTTTGCATCTTGTTCTATCAAAATCACCCCTTTCGCTCCGGCATAGTCAGCGTACAGTTCACTTCATTGCCCCACACATCCCAGCCGGGTGTCTTTTGTCTTGCAAACAGTTCCACTCTGGGCTGATCGCCCATGAGTTTTACGATCTTATCCCGCACCTCGTCCGGTTTCTTGCTGTGCTGCTCAATATGGGAGATTACAAACTGATGGATTCCCGCACACTGGCGTTTCGGTCGGCCTCTGGTTGCCAGCAGGCAGACCTCCGCATTAGATCGGGTCCAAAAGCCCATGCCATAAAACCAGCTATCCGCTTTCCGGTTCTGTTTGAGCCATAGAAAAGCCAGCGTTTTATATTTGAATCCCCAGGCATCGATCACCCGGAAGGCTTCATTGAGCTGCGGGAAGGTCGCCCACAGAAAAAGGGTGCTGTCTTTTGCGGCAAGTTCCGATACCGGCAGGGCACAGATTTCTTCAATGCTCATTGTGGGGTAATGGTTCTCCGCAACGCCGCTTCCATGTTTCCTATCATAGCGCCAGGGCGGATCGGCATAGATAATGCCGTACTGTTTCGTTTCCGGCATTAGCGAGCCTGCTCATTCTTAGATGGGGCAGGTTTGGCCGGCTGTTCTTTGACCTTACCGGCATTTTCCTTCAATGCACCGGTCAGGGAAGGTTTTTCCGCAGCTCCCTTTGTTGCTTCAAGAGTTGCTTGCAAATTTTCAATAGCCTGCCCATATCCATCGATCAGAGCGTCATTAAGCTGTTTGCGGAACTCTGCCGTAACCGGCCAGCAGACATCTTTCCAGTTGCCTCCCTTATCCTGGGTTGCGGGCATATTGACATACAGCCCC from the Blautia wexlerae DSM 19850 genome contains:
- a CDS encoding MT-A70 family methyltransferase — translated: MPETKQYGIIYADPPWRYDRKHGSGVAENHYPTMSIEEICALPVSELAAKDSTLFLWATFPQLNEAFRVIDAWGFKYKTLAFLWLKQNRKADSWFYGMGFWTRSNAEVCLLATRGRPKRQCAGIHQFVISHIEQHSKKPDEVRDKIVKLMGDQPRVELFARQKTPGWDVWGNEVNCTLTMPERKG
- a CDS encoding SpoVG family protein; protein product: MSKTNTEKMAPETQTPEMTNGMKLDVRVRPIAPMGNLLAFANVTIGGCFKIDGFRICSSEKGLYVNMPATQDKGGNWKDVCWPVTAEFRKQLNDALIDGYGQAIENLQATLEATKGAAEKPSLTGALKENAGKVKEQPAKPAPSKNEQAR
- a CDS encoding VirB4-like conjugal transfer ATPase, CD1110 family; its protein translation is MQKNIRQAKKTRSDAKQGKTKSARSKPSKKGGFFAGLKADAPQTVQQSIPYREMYRDGICRLTDTLYTKTVQFFDINYQLAQADDKAQIFEGYCDFLNYFDASIHVQLTFINQRANMQDFTRSIEIPPRGDEYDGIRKEYGDMLKNQLQKGNNGLTKRKYITFGIEADDLRTAKMRLERIETDVLANFKTLGVQSRSLNGLERLELLHGQLHPDGQEKFHFQWSDLPKTGLSTKDFISPSGLSFSKDGKTFRVGDHSGAVSFLQILAPELTDRLLADLLDLNDAVTVNLHIQSIDQAQAIRNIKRKMSDLQKMTIEEQKKAVRSGYDMDIIPTDLATYGEEAKNLLQDLQSRNERMFLVTVLVENIAAKRQKLFNDIFAASGVAQKYNCALKRLDYQQEQGLMSSLALGTNQIEIERGLTTSSTAIFVPFTTCELFQEGEALYYGLNALSNNLIMANRKTLKNPNGLFLGTPGSGKSFSAKREIVNVFLLTEDDIIIADPENEYGPLVQQFGSQGQVIDISPTSTNYINPMDINLDYSDDENPITLKSDFILSLCDLIIGGKEGLSPIERTIIDRCTRLVYREYLQDPCPENMPILGDLYELLLKQSEPEAQNIATALEIYVNGSLNVFNHRSNIQMDQHRVLCFQLKSLGKALKEIGLLIMQDAVWNRVTANRSKHKTTWFYIDEFHLLLKGQTGSFSVEIWKRFRKWGGIPSGLTQNVKDLLASREIENIFENSDFIYMLNQAQGDRQILAKQLGISPHQLSYVTHSGPGEGLLFFGNVIIPFVDHFPKDTLLYSVLTTRPDEVAGTKA
- a CDS encoding PrgI family protein — translated: MPYVPVPKDLTKVKTKLAFNLTKRQLICFSLAGLVGLPVYFFTRGAIGNSAAVLLMIGLMMPFFFFAMYERDGQPAEKILKNRLRYKLWPKNRPYRTDNLYKSMSKKEVTKIAKKQAAGSSGKASAKKYQAGQKDQIRCKAGQN
- a CDS encoding CD1108 family mobile element protein, which codes for MAHDREFQRKRKDTRMPVRDSHGEDQPAARQTAQDFDLRRARDTPSSVPGKTHRQDIPVQTEFSQLSPETPASLLKQGEAYAAALDGFSEHFETPDATRTAPLIQDNVRSNFRQEASRRSFVTEDVTDHDTGKYAPSSEGSAPPNGTDRSGQEHRYRTHQHGNKYQQRFQEAAQAEEQAAQKEKGMDSEPPKTSKLEFTADELPPETKDKKLTHARRKAERTAQKAEQAQNRLPARKKLRMETVSDPETGKAKKHLKFEKEVKSQKVHVKGPVPLRPVKAGANTAIGYAHKKIYEAEDENVGIKAAHRSELVGEAGLRTAYHRHKTAPYRKAAKLQQKLAKANARLAYRQALSDHPELKKYAIARIWQKQKLKRQYAKAAREAGKQAKNAAVATERVSVGIVHAVKRHPMICLVLLLLLLVIFLIMSLFSTFSNIGTGGLGSLAASTYLADDQDINQAELTYTEWETDLQMEIDRVESDRPGYDEYRYNLGAIEHDPYVLMGYLTSAYQGFTYDEVESVLRQLFQEQYTLSFSEETEIRYRTETSVDPETGEETQEEVPYEWRILNVKLTVTPLENLVVSRMNADQKEICEILLQTKGNRQYVKNVFGTNWLPYVTSYYGYRVHPISGEKNYHTGVDIGMPDGTEILAGHDGTVTLAGNAGGYGLCVAIEGEAYEGHTLTTKYGHCSQILVSAGQEVKAGDVIAKVGNTGNSTGPHLHLEVLVDGQYLNPLYFADTGDTSERHLPEVGSGGTGNYFDYDIPPEALADEQFAAMMAEAEKYLGYPYVWGGASPSTSFDCSGYVSWVINNCGVGWNFGRLTADGLLGVCTPVSSADAKPGDLIFFQGTYNTSGASHVGIYVGNGMMIHCGDPISYANINTSYWQQHFYTFGRLP